ATTCCCATTGCTTACTGCTGGACATGCAGTTAAAGTATGTACAATGATGGTTAATAACGACATGTATGGATGATACCAACCAGCAGGAGTGTCTCCACCGTTGCGCCAGCCTGGCGATGAGTAGGTTACATTGCCGGGCTGATCTCTCATCTTTTTATTGCGCATCCTGTTTTTGGCCCCCGACATTATTGCTGCAGATTCTCCTCTTTACTGTTTCAAAACAACGTATTATCATGAATCCAGAATATAAACAGGGTAGCTACCCTACGTTgcaatagctaacgttaacttttAGTGTCGCTTCCTAGCTATCAAAAAAGGTTACTTCGCTTCAAGTTGGCTCGCGATATCCCCCCGCTAATGACTGTTGCCTCTACAGTAATGGCACAcatttttacatgcacaacttGCTCAGAGTGACAACATACTCAGACACTCTCCGAGTGACAACATACTCACTTTAGAAAGAACTACGAACACAAAAAATTGGAGTAGACTACAGTCACATCGCTAACTTTATAAATGAAGTTCAACGCTGCGGCTAACGTAGACATAAACGTGTTTTCCGCATGTCTTCCGACGTATAATCACCCAGCGTTGCACTTTATAGTTTCCGGTGCAGTGGTTTCTGGGATACGAAGTCTTAGTAGGTCAAAAAGCGAAAATGTGACAAACTCTGAATAAATGTAACTGTACTCGGTTTGTTTTTGATAACACATTGATAGCACACATACCTGATGCATGACAGGACATTGTATTGTAAAGTCGTGTACGTTTATAGGCAGGACACGCCGGTTTTCTTGGTTCGTTTATTGCATTGTCATCTAAGAGGCTTGCATCCCAGTGATTTCGCGCGACCTCTGCTGGACAGTCAGTGTCAAGACATCAAAACTAGAATTGCCTCATATGTGATGGAGAGACAGTTCGATATGCATAGATGTCTGTATGACTGTTTATTGGGCGAGACAATGACACCGTGGACTGCGCAAAGCAGTATCTGAGGGCTATATAAGTATGCGGTCTAGAGGAAATCTCATTCAGATTTGAAATTTTTATTTTGGCCCATACGCCCAGGGCTATTTCCACATGCAGTGAGCATTAGTATCAGAAACAGATGTTGAGGTATTTATGACAGGTGCATAGCTAAGTCACAACTGTGCCAATGATCAGGGGAGCAGAAACCTTGTTGGATGGGGTGTAATGAGAATGAGTCTTCTCTTGCATGGAAATGTCAAAACATCAGAATGCCAtgttacatatttatatattaatgACTTTGTGAGCTCTGAATACGTTACAAGATTCCAATATCCTGTTAAGGCTGACATAACTAAATTCAGGACTAGGTAGAGCCTGCGATTCAGGTGAAAGATCGATGATGTTCGACCTCAACAGACAATGAAATTATACCCCTCTTCCATTCTCCTGAAGCAATGCGTTGATTGGCTTGAACGGTTTCTGGCTCGGCCCGAGCCACTATCTTTGTTTCCCTTTAACAGAACCAGGACTGTGTAAGAACACTGGAGTTTTTCTGAGCGCACACTCTAAatagacagcagagagaggactGAATTTGACCAACCAAGTGTACTGGATCAGAATCACCGACTAAACCTTTAATGAAACTGTTTCACAACCGTAATTTCACATACAATTCACATTGCTATAAATGCAATTCATATTGTTATAAATGAAACCAAAAAATTCATTTACTGAACATATTCCTGTTGACCAAACATCAAACCAAAATATTTTGGATAATTGTAACCGGTTTTACAATCCTACTGTCAATCAACATAGTGATGCTGCTGGCAATACTGTCAAGTTCAACTGTGTGAATCAGtgattttatttaaataatcTTGATTGAACATACCAACTCAACAAGAGTGAAAAGCATTATGTACACAATATTATAAGTGTGACCTACAACCGCCATGACAATATGACAGAACTGAGTCCATTATCAATAGAGGGGTGAGGCAGTCATTAAGTTGTGTATTGACATTCACCACCTGAGTATCAGAGGACAGCGCTAGAGGTCCCACGAGCAAAGAAGGACGCGCCCTTGTCCTGCACTTTGTACTGAAAGACTTTCCTCTgattctgctgcagctgctggctTTGACCTCGCCACCAAATGTCCACCTGGAAGACAGACATGTTTTCCAATTCATATGAGCATTGTTGTACTGTTACTTTAGATGTGTAATTCACAAGAAAATCAATGTATGATTAATGTTTCAACACAATGTTTACAATCCCTGACAACCGAATCAGCGACCTGGGATTACTTATAATGCTTATTGTCCACAGAGAGGCAAGGAGTTTTGACACTGGAGCACCTAGAGTGCGCAAGTCACCTGTGCTAAAACCCTAAATACTGTAGGTCTTATAAAAATAGACAATGTCACAAGccgggtttccatccaactgtTAAATGCAAATTTTGAGCATCCGAACAGGACATCCAGAACGGAAATGCTTGAAATTTGCATAAAATCTTGTAAGCTGAATAGAGCTTGTAAGCTGCTAGAATGGAGTGGATTAACACCTGATTCGCATAGGGTAAAAAGTGACGGTTGATGGAAACAGGTTTATTCGTATTAACATGAGGTTAGATGCTATTTTATTAGGCGTTTATGCTTAAATTCCCCTAGTCAACCCCTagaacccacagctgttcataACTCCTCCCGTGAGGTGGAGTGTCCTACCTGTCCGTGAATGTCCCTGCAGTAGCCAGTGGGGAGGCCCTGGACCTGCAGCGCCAGGGTACACTGGTGCATTAGACCCTTCAGGAGCATTTCAGCGctttcctcctcaccctcctcttcctcaccctcctcctcctcacacctcaTGAGCATCACTGCATTGCCCTGGATGCAGACAATAACATTAAGACAAGATGTAAATGTGGATGAGTGGAAATGTCAGCATATTTAGAGCATGCTTTGAACTTGACACCCAGTATTCATGCTACTTATATTTTCTGTCTGTTGGTCTGATGGTCTGAATGTCTTCAACcgatgtttacttgtatgaaaaGACATTGCATGGCTGATACCAGAGATGAAAACAGACCTAAAACTGACCAACTAAGGTACACTACGACTAGTATTTTATATTTCAAGCCATGCGACAATGAGGGTCAAGAATATTCAATGAGGGTGTTTGAAAGAGTAACAGCACCAGTTTTGTGACCAACCTTTAACTCGCAGCAGATGTTAGCCTTGCAGTAGTGGGCAAAGTCCAGCACAGCTCCGGCGCGAACGCCGAGACTGAGGAGGACACTCAGGTCGTCCACAATCAGCACTGGGGGACTCTGAGGTCCTGACCCAATTTCCCCTTCGCCAACAGCGCCACCCACTGGACTCAGAGAACTCAGCACAAACTCAAACAGACCTCTCAGATCCGAGCACTGGGGCCTGAGAGAAAGGATGGAAGACACGAACAACAGGTACAtaaacagcactgacacaccaTGCACAACATTAAAATGACTTAAACCTAAGGAAATTCTTTAGTGTGACTAAAAAAAGATGATGGCTGTCTCTAAGCATCCATGCTGTGTTGCCCAGAGGACATGCTGGATCACCTGAAAAAGTCTAATGTGGGACTTTCAGGTTTTGCTCCGTCAGGTAACACGACTCCCAGGCAATCCTTCAGTCCTTCCAGGAACACAAGCTGGCCCTTCTCCTTTGCTTGAAGCAAACTCACACCCTTGAGGGAGACGAGGTTGGGCAATACCATTATTTGGTGTCCCCAGCACAGTCAAATAACATTCTCACATTAGAGATGGACCCAGGCAGAAAAATGCAGATgaataagtatttgaactcaCCAGTCTTTGACTGACCGCACTGTAGTGACTAAAAGACTGTACAAGGCCCAAGAAGCAAACTTTACAGCCCgctggaaaacaacaaagacatAAGACGACTAATTGCCTTACAGATATATAATTATAATCGTTTAGTTTAAGTTTCAATCAGAAAACCTGAGCTGTGAGAACTGAACTGTTTCTAGATGGACTCACCTCgcaaataaaaagaaaggaaatgatGCACCAGGAATGAAGCGTCGGCCTTTCTGTCCGATATGAGGACAAACTCCCCCTACAACATGAAAGAAAAGTGGCTCCATAAAGTATTTATAGTAGGTACCACTACACTCTTCACTAAGCCATGCAACGTAAGCGACTAACATACCTGCTTGCAATTATCTGGACTATTATTTAGGATGCTGTTGAGTTCCGTATACATGATGTCTAAAGAATAACTTTCTTTAGTTTCCTTTGGGGAAACTACTTCAAGAGGACGCAAACGTGGTAATAGAACAAATGGGATATTTCACGATTTACAAACATCTAGCGAGCTAACTAACTGATTGCATTAGCCCTAAAGTAAGTGAGCGAACATACGCTGAAAACAATACCTATCTAGCTCGCAAACTAGGCACTTAAAAGGAATATATCGAGGAAAAACGCAAAACCTCTTCATTATAATGTAACTGTCAGGGATATCGCCTAGCATCAGCTAGCCAGCTTGCTCAATAACAGCTTGTGGTAGCTGGCAACCTAAGGTTTTGCCTTTCGGAGACATTTATAAATTATTAGCACTATCAACTGGTTGCTTCTGTCAAATCCGTTTGAGGTTGGCTTTACAGAAAATCATACTGGAGCTCTGCACAAAACAACTTGAGTGTCACTGGAACCGAATACATCCACATGGCATACACTACAAGTACCGCGTAGGGACATACCATATGTAAAACGCGAAATGCAAAGTCTTCTAGAAGCCTGGTAATGGTAATGCCCAGCCTTGATGCCGTTGTATAATTTGGAAGTCATGCGCCGGTCAGACACTGAAATTAGGcttgctaaacacacacacacacacacacacacacacacacacacaccatgaagtaCATGTAAACTCACTTTTTCAACCTGAACTCTTAAGATCTTGGGGTGATACATATTTTTTATAATGAAAAGACCTTTTGTAAAGAAAGCAGGGCTACATCAAGAATGTCTGAAACTTGGTCTCCTTATTGAGTTAGTCTCATTGGCAGAGCAGATGAAGAGGGAAGACAAAACAGACCCCGAATAGGGGGTAGGGTGTGGGGTCTGAATGGGCCGCACACAAAGAGGGGTTTGTCGGAAACGAAACGCGCTTTCCTGTGGGTGCACCCCCCGtaacctctcctttccttcttcatGCAAATGGTCTGCTGGTGTTCAGGCAGAGGGGGGGACAGGCCTGGGGAAGCAGTCAGCTGGAGATGGAATGATGCTATTCAACCTGTGACGCTGACAGATGATCTGACGCATTGTTGCATGTGCATGCTGTGTTCTAacccacataacacacacactcacaaaagtgTGGTGTTAGTTATAACCTTATC
The DNA window shown above is from Clupea harengus chromosome 11, Ch_v2.0.2, whole genome shotgun sequence and carries:
- the elp6 gene encoding elongator complex protein 6, yielding MYTELNSILNNSPDNCKQGEFVLISDRKADASFLVHHFLSFYLRAGCKVCFLGLVQSFSHYSAVSQRLGVSLLQAKEKGQLVFLEGLKDCLGVVLPDGAKPESPTLDFFRPQCSDLRGLFEFVLSSLSPVGGAVGEGEIGSGPQSPPVLIVDDLSVLLSLGVRAGAVLDFAHYCKANICCELKGNAVMLMRCEEEEGEEEEGEEESAEMLLKGLMHQCTLALQVQGLPTGYCRDIHGQVDIWWRGQSQQLQQNQRKVFQYKVQDKGASFFARGTSSAVL